One region of Candidatus Abyssobacteria bacterium SURF_5 genomic DNA includes:
- a CDS encoding NAD(P)/FAD-dependent oxidoreductase — translation MADASFDAVIIGAGHNGMALGCYLAKCGWSVGIFERRHEEGGGLCTEELTRPGFLHNVHSNYHTLVGVSPVYDDLRLFEHGLTYAHPPVQMGSVFRDGTSLTIHTDMNKTYQSMARFSEQDADTWLRLYGEVKGFLDLLVGTLMFAPPIDLNEITNALTVWGVEDKSEFLRARLRSLSINDFLNQHFENEKIKTMLAFHAAVCAYSNDVRGLAISFPLLAGKIDNWQCCIGGSHKLAHALWWTLLADGGIVHPAAPVEKILTRDGRAAGVKLLDGSQIEAKKLVASNVDLEQTFLKFLDSEITDKLFIEKVKNCRHKDWSLFSVHLAMNEPPQYTAAAFDPDINQAWVMNVGYESLSDLNKDFALVRNGKLADPKLNCAVNSLFDPTDAPTGKYTGLIRQFAPFQIDGNENAWDEVKTDYAERCIAKWRAYAPNLDRNAIIEYVPYTPKEISDRLVNMVRGDWMLGAIAPDNLLSQRPFPALSQYRTPIKGLYMCGSTQHPHGYITFAPAYNALQVIADDYGLEKWWKKV, via the coding sequence ATGGCTGATGCAAGTTTTGACGCGGTGATCATCGGAGCGGGCCATAATGGCATGGCGCTCGGGTGTTATCTCGCGAAGTGCGGATGGAGCGTCGGCATCTTTGAGAGGAGGCACGAGGAAGGCGGGGGCCTCTGTACAGAGGAGCTCACGCGGCCCGGCTTTCTGCATAATGTCCATTCAAATTATCATACGCTTGTCGGTGTTTCGCCGGTGTATGACGACCTGAGACTCTTCGAGCATGGCCTCACCTATGCCCACCCCCCGGTCCAAATGGGAAGCGTCTTTCGGGACGGAACCTCACTTACTATCCATACGGATATGAACAAGACGTACCAGTCAATGGCTCGCTTTTCGGAACAGGACGCCGACACCTGGCTCCGGCTTTACGGGGAAGTGAAAGGATTCCTCGACCTCCTGGTCGGCACCCTCATGTTCGCGCCGCCCATCGACCTGAACGAAATTACAAATGCGCTCACTGTCTGGGGAGTCGAAGATAAATCCGAGTTCCTGCGGGCGCGCCTGCGCAGCCTGAGCATCAATGATTTCCTGAACCAGCATTTCGAAAACGAAAAGATCAAGACCATGCTGGCATTTCATGCGGCCGTATGCGCATACAGTAACGACGTGCGCGGACTCGCGATTTCTTTTCCTTTGCTCGCCGGCAAGATCGACAATTGGCAATGTTGCATCGGTGGATCTCATAAACTGGCGCACGCCCTCTGGTGGACCCTGCTTGCGGATGGCGGCATCGTGCATCCGGCCGCACCTGTCGAAAAGATTCTGACCAGGGACGGCCGGGCTGCCGGCGTGAAGTTGCTGGATGGCTCGCAAATCGAAGCGAAAAAGCTGGTCGCGAGTAACGTGGATCTCGAGCAGACGTTTCTGAAATTTCTCGACAGCGAAATCACGGACAAACTCTTCATCGAGAAGGTGAAGAATTGCAGGCACAAGGACTGGTCGCTGTTCAGCGTCCACCTTGCAATGAACGAGCCGCCACAGTATACGGCCGCCGCCTTCGATCCCGACATCAACCAGGCATGGGTAATGAATGTGGGATATGAATCGCTGTCGGATCTGAATAAGGACTTCGCGCTGGTCAGGAATGGAAAGCTGGCGGACCCAAAGCTCAACTGCGCCGTCAATTCACTTTTTGATCCCACCGACGCGCCTACCGGAAAGTACACCGGTCTCATCAGGCAGTTCGCTCCGTTTCAGATTGACGGGAATGAGAATGCCTGGGACGAAGTGAAAACGGATTACGCCGAGCGGTGCATAGCGAAGTGGCGCGCATATGCGCCGAATCTGGATCGCAACGCGATCATCGAATATGTTCCCTATACGCCCAAGGAGATCTCAGACAGGCTGGTGAACATGGTTCGCGGCGACTGGATGCTTGGCGCCATTGCGCCCGACAACCTGCTTTCACAGCGCCCCTTCCCTGCCCTTTCCCAATACAGAACCCCGATCAAGGGATTGTACATGTGCGGCTCCACCCAGCATCCGCACGGGTATATCACTTTCGCTCCCGCATATAATGCACTCCAGGTGATAGCCGACGATTATGGCCTGGAAAAATGGTGGAAGAAGGTCTAA
- a CDS encoding FadR family transcriptional regulator, with protein sequence MIMATLNASKSADSAPQDGALHFRPVEKTTLSGEIVDQILSMIVTGKLKAGDRLPPERELCESFKVGRGSVREAMKALEILGIIRRDVPGTTICRPEENRYLGLSLTTGAASLEQALESARIVGIETAGLAAERAKPAHIRKMAQKVKESEDTQNPAAIHLSYHRALAAAAQNPVLSQIYSMLIALVAQSRSLVLTYQNMDEKKLEKVAREIFDGHKKILKAIESHNPISARRCMKEHYDCMESVALGK encoded by the coding sequence ATGATCATGGCAACCCTGAATGCGTCCAAGTCTGCGGATTCCGCGCCGCAAGACGGCGCTTTACATTTCCGTCCCGTTGAAAAAACGACTCTTTCAGGAGAGATCGTCGACCAGATTCTCTCCATGATCGTGACGGGAAAACTGAAGGCGGGAGACAGACTGCCGCCTGAAAGAGAGCTCTGCGAATCGTTCAAAGTCGGACGCGGATCGGTCCGAGAGGCGATGAAGGCGCTGGAGATCCTCGGAATTATCAGACGGGATGTTCCCGGCACGACCATTTGCAGGCCGGAAGAAAACCGGTATCTCGGCCTGTCGCTTACCACGGGTGCAGCGTCTCTCGAACAGGCGCTTGAATCGGCCAGAATCGTGGGCATCGAGACGGCCGGGTTGGCCGCCGAACGCGCGAAGCCTGCGCATATTCGGAAGATGGCTCAGAAAGTGAAGGAATCGGAAGACACGCAGAATCCGGCCGCTATCCATTTATCTTATCACCGGGCCCTCGCGGCCGCCGCTCAGAATCCGGTCCTCTCCCAGATCTACAGCATGCTCATCGCACTGGTTGCACAATCGCGCTCGCTCGTCCTGACATACCAGAACATGGATGAGAAGAAGTTGGAGAAGGTCGCCAGAGAAATCTTCGACGGCCACAAAAAAATTCTCAAGGCTATCGAATCGCATAATCCCATCTCCGCCAGGAGATGCATGAAAGAACACTACGACTGCATGGAAAGCGTGGCTCTTGGAAAATGA
- a CDS encoding iron-containing alcohol dehydrogenase, which translates to MASFLIFNMYAIKSTQARHRQETTWNQGLWMMPGSEERVKPMSRCVKFIWSSNENPTKSPQLCPGLRSWETPCDIRIKISWFSKPKEDCLMSYFAGDARYELNFVMQTKLFLNNGVVTSTGAAARDLEIEKALIVTGPITAESEGLATAVETLEGAKIKHAVWANVEPEVPERTVSACVNAYRENECNGIIAIGGGSSIDTAKMAGCIIGGGGSIREYDLTQERQAPPNLPPLLCIPTTAGTGSEVTSMAVFTHGDDSSKRVVISANMCPNVALVDPLLTYSMPPDLTAVTGIDAFCHSIEAYLSTLSSPISDSLSLYAMELAAKFLPRAVKDGEDDEARAGMSVAATMAGMAISHAMPHFAHAIGHVLGARCHVPHGAACSAVLPQGLRKLKSAQSGKFRKIACIFGLAPEDYAGEEAVADAAIDAIENMISTIGLPRLEDVMGQFEGKPSELVSACVIEPGMMFSPVPLSELDVMDILGIKSG; encoded by the coding sequence ATGGCTTCATTCTTGATATTCAATATGTATGCCATCAAGAGCACGCAGGCGCGGCATCGTCAGGAAACTACTTGGAACCAAGGGCTTTGGATGATGCCGGGCTCGGAGGAAAGGGTAAAGCCTATGTCCCGCTGTGTAAAATTTATATGGTCGTCAAATGAAAATCCTACAAAGAGCCCGCAACTCTGCCCGGGTCTGAGAAGCTGGGAGACACCCTGCGATATACGAATCAAAATTTCCTGGTTTTCCAAACCGAAGGAGGATTGCCTCATGTCTTACTTTGCGGGTGATGCACGGTATGAATTAAATTTTGTGATGCAAACAAAACTATTTTTGAACAACGGTGTCGTAACCTCAACGGGCGCCGCCGCGCGCGATCTTGAGATAGAGAAAGCTTTGATTGTCACTGGCCCGATCACGGCGGAATCAGAAGGATTGGCCACAGCCGTAGAAACCCTGGAGGGCGCGAAGATCAAACACGCGGTGTGGGCCAATGTCGAGCCGGAAGTGCCCGAAAGAACAGTGAGCGCATGCGTCAATGCTTACCGGGAGAATGAATGTAATGGCATTATTGCCATTGGCGGAGGCAGCTCGATCGATACCGCCAAGATGGCCGGTTGCATCATCGGGGGAGGCGGGTCAATCCGGGAATACGATTTGACGCAGGAGCGCCAAGCGCCACCGAATCTTCCGCCGCTTCTATGTATTCCCACCACGGCCGGCACTGGCAGCGAGGTAACCTCTATGGCGGTATTCACCCATGGCGATGACTCCTCCAAACGGGTGGTGATAAGCGCCAACATGTGTCCAAACGTCGCGCTCGTCGATCCCCTGCTCACCTACTCGATGCCGCCGGATCTGACCGCTGTCACGGGGATAGATGCATTCTGTCATTCAATTGAAGCCTATCTGTCAACCCTATCCAGTCCTATCAGCGACTCCCTCTCTCTCTATGCAATGGAATTAGCGGCCAAATTCCTCCCGAGAGCCGTGAAAGACGGAGAGGACGACGAGGCCCGAGCCGGCATGAGCGTGGCCGCAACCATGGCGGGCATGGCAATCAGCCATGCGATGCCTCATTTCGCTCATGCGATCGGACATGTTCTTGGCGCAAGGTGTCATGTGCCGCATGGCGCCGCCTGCAGCGCAGTTCTCCCGCAGGGGCTGAGGAAGCTGAAAAGCGCTCAATCAGGCAAGTTCCGAAAGATCGCTTGCATCTTTGGGCTGGCGCCCGAAGACTATGCCGGCGAGGAGGCAGTTGCCGATGCAGCAATTGATGCAATAGAAAATATGATATCCACCATCGGCCTGCCAAGACTTGAGGATGTTATGGGACAATTCGAAGGAAAGCCTTCGGAATTAGTGTCTGCGTGCGTCATCGAACCAGGTATGATGTTTTCGCCCGTACCGCTCTCAGAACTCGACGTAATGGATATCCTCGGCATCAAGAGCGGCTGA